The following are from one region of the Salvia hispanica cultivar TCC Black 2014 chromosome 1, UniMelb_Shisp_WGS_1.0, whole genome shotgun sequence genome:
- the LOC125200542 gene encoding uncharacterized protein LOC125200542, translating to MVFSNYGAKFYVMIVCAVFLLTSDLVLAKSRTPISDAETRQKKNDCYADIESGLWGEQCKSSTIAKENCALRCLSPICYELIYESDPLEEGEKDFTRSSEYKYCMHRASLGESLDGIRGSFNH from the exons ATGGTTTTCTCCAATTACGGTGCGAAATTTTATGTGATGATAGTTTGCGCCGTGTTTTTACTCACTTCCGATCTAGTTCTTGCCAAGTCTCGAACCCCCATCTCT GACGCGGAGACTCGAcagaagaaaaatgattgcTATGCAGACATTGAGAG CGGATTGTGGGGTGAGCAATGCAAGTCTTCGACTATAGCTAAGGAGAATTGTGCTTTACGATGCCTTTCACCGATTTGTTATGAGCTCATCTACGAGAGTGATCCG CTGGAAGAAGGGGAGAAAGACTTTACTAGGAGTTCGGAGTATAAATATTGCATGCATAG GGCATCTCTCGGAGAAAGCTTAGATGGCATTAGAGGATCATTCAACCATTAG
- the LOC125200541 gene encoding uncharacterized protein LOC125200541 codes for MGQILEKIQGKDWKEKQIRHISSKVFDRVNNNEGGKLTFEELYIGVLLVFNDINKRLPGPHFDPPTKEEVRKLLEECDMNCDGALDREEFVKFIRRITKDTLLTVSQGLIIALAVAPTVAILTKRSTENIPHVGKVVEKIPSSVYASLVTLVVVAFQQGAERS; via the exons ATGGGACAAATTCTTGAAAAGATTCAAG GAAAAGATTGGAAAGAAAAACAGATTCGACATATCAGTAGCAAAGTTTTTGACCGTGTCAATAATAATGAGGGCGGTAAATTGACATTTGAAGAGCTCTACATTGGTGTGCTGCTAGTATTCAA TGATATTAATAAGCGTTTGCCCGGTCCTCACTTTGATCCCCCAACAAAGGAGGAAGTGCGCAAACTGCTGGAG GAGTGTGATATGAACTGCGATGGGGCACTAGATCGTGAAGAATTTGTGAAGTTCATCCGTCGTATTACAAAAGATACACTCTTGACAGTGAGTCAAGGTTTGATCATTGCTCTGGCTGTTGCTCCAACCGTGGCAATACTAACAAAGAGGTCAACTGAGAACATCCCGCATGTCGGAAAGGTGGTGGAGAAGATACCAAGTTCAGTCTACGCTTCCCTCGTCACCCTCGTGGTTGTTGCTTTCCAACAAGGTGCTGAGAGATCATAA
- the LOC125201981 gene encoding probable xyloglucan endotransglucosylase/hydrolase protein 30 yields MDKLKNHMPAAFLLLHVLCLCISHTAAFNDISIIPFTQGFTTLFGESNIIPSQDDQSVQLHLNQYTGSGFRSSDHYNHGFFSAKIKLPSDYTAGIVVAFYTTNGDLFKKTHDELDFEFLGNIKGKAWRFQTNMYGNGSTHRGREERYYLWFDPSREFHRYSILWTTHNIIFYIDDVPIREIVRNDEMGADFPSKPMGLYATIWDASDWATSGGKYRANYKYAPFVAEFTDFAIHGCAADPLEEVTATECAERDEHLAGADFATLTQKQRLAMAKFRSKYIYYSYCYDTVRYPVPPPECVIDPVMRQQFKETGRPKFERRHRRYKQKSEVMGARNYGNQEEE; encoded by the exons ATGGATAAACTCAAAAATCATATGCCTGCAGCCTTTCTCCTCCTCCATGTCTTATGTTTATGCATATCCCACACTGCAGCTTTCAATGACATCTCCATCATCCCTTTCACCCAAGGCTTCACCACTCTCTTTGGCGAATCCAACATCATCCCCTCCCAAGATGATCAATCCGTTCAACTCCATCTCAACCAATACACAG GGTCCGGCTTCCGATCATCGGACCACTACAACCACGGCTTCTTCAGCGCGAAAATCAAGCTTCCGTCCGACTACACAGCCGGAATTGTCGTCGCCTTTTAC ACTACAAACGGGGACTTGTTCAAGAAGACACACGACGAGTTGGATTTCGAGTTCTTGGGAAACATAAAGGGGAAAGCATGGAGATTTCAGACGAATATGTATGGAAATGGAAGCACACACAGAGGTAGAGAAGAGAGATACTACCTCTGGTTTGACCCTTCCAGAGAGTTTCATAGATACAGCATATTATGGACCACCCACAATATTAT ATTTTATATTGATGATGTTCCAATCCGGGAGATAGTAAGAAATGATGAAATGGGGGCTGATTTCCCATCCAAGCCTATGGGATTATATGCTACAATATGGGATGCTTCCGACTGGGCTACTTCCGGTGGTAAATACCGAGCAAATTACAAATATGCCCCTTTTGTTGCTGAATTCACCGATTTCGCCATCCATGGATGCGCCGCTGATCCATTGGAGGAGGTCACGGCCACCGAATGTGCCGAAAGAGATGAACATCTAGCCGGAGCTGATTTTGCAACGCTAACACAAAAACAAAGGTTGGCTATGGCAAAATTTAGGTCAAAGTACATATACTATTCATATTGTTACGATACTGTACGGTACCCGGTCCCACCACCAGAATGTGTTATTGATCCGGTTATGAGGCAACAATTTAAGGAGACGGGGCGGCCGAAGTTCGAACGCCGCCACAGGAGATACAAGCAAAAAAGTGAAGTTATGGGAGCTAGAAACTATGGAAATCAAGAGGAGGAGTGA
- the LOC125185597 gene encoding short-chain dehydrogenase reductase ATA1, with protein sequence MESNERIIDITEPSKRLLTGKVAVITGGARGIGAATAKAFAENGANVVIADILDEAGAQLAAAIGGQYVHCDVSLERDVEQAIQAAVGWKGRLDIMFNNAGISGPEGSITSLKMEQLSALLAINLNGVVHGIKHAARAMIEGRIAGTIICSSSSAAMMGGLAPHAYTLSKAAILGVARSSACELGMHGIRVNCVSPHGVPSEMLMSSFRRFLGDQNLQPRDVSKIVGETGSLLRGRGGSVEDVAEAVVFLASDNAGFITGHNLVIDGGFTYGSSQMSFIYQTKGDISIEPHDLKT encoded by the exons ATGGAATCAAATGAGAGAATAATTGACATTACAGAACCTTCAAAAAG ATTATTAACAGGGAAAGTCGCGGTGATAACTGGTGGCGCGAGGGGGATTGGAGCAGCAACGGCTAAAGCCTTTGCTGAAAACGGGGCGAATGTTGTGATTGCTGACATACTAGATGAGGCAGGAGCACAGCTAGCTGCTGCAATCGGAGGGCAGTACGTGCACTGTGATGTCTCCTTGGAGCGAGACGTGGAGCAAGCAATCCAGGCGGCCGTGGGCTGGAAGGGGCGGCTGGACATAATGTTCAACAATGCTGGTATATCTGGCCCTGAAGGGAGCATCACCAGCCTTAAAATGGAACAGTTGTCTGCCCTTCTCGCGATAAATCTCAATGGAGTGGTGCACGGGATCAAGCACGCTGCACGGGCCATGATCGAGGGGAGAATTGCAGGGACGATCATATGCTCGTCGAGTTCAGCAGCCATGATGGGAGGCCTAGCACCACATGCCTACACCTTGTCCAAAGCTGCAATTCTTGGAGTGGCAAGGAGTAGTGCCTGTGAGTTGGGGATGCACGGGATTCGAGTGAACTGCGTGTCGCCACATGGAGTGCCCTCGGAGATGCTCATGTCCTCCTTCCGGAGATTCCTCGGGGATCAGAATCTGCAGCCTCGAGATGTTAGCAAGATCGTTGGGGAGACGGGGAGTCTGTTGAGGGGCAGGGGAGGGAGCGTGGAGGATGTGGCCGAAGCAGTGGTGTTTCTAGCAAGCGACAATGCAGGATTTATAACAGGACACAACCTAGTTATAGATGGAGGTTTCACATATGGTAGCAGTCAAATGAGTTTCATATACCAAACCAAGGGTGATATAAGCATAGAACCACATGACCTGAAAACATGA